A genomic region of Mycolicibacterium poriferae contains the following coding sequences:
- a CDS encoding class I SAM-dependent methyltransferase — translation MVKLHAAGTANWDITDGVLAFIARHCSADTVSLETGAGASTLAFAAAGGAHTAVTPSVDEAGRIRAAAAERGIDTSRLTIVNAYSQDVLPGMSGPLDVVLIDGGHGFPIPAVDWIYTARRLAVGGYMLVDDIDIWTGQMLVQFMDKEDEWERVEIIRGRTAVFRLVRPFALREWRHQQAVVQRSRVPRAVRRAKNAAGLLAKGEFRSILTKLDHDRELARAAKRKS, via the coding sequence ATGGTGAAACTCCACGCCGCGGGCACTGCCAATTGGGATATCACCGACGGCGTTCTTGCATTCATCGCCCGCCACTGCTCCGCAGACACCGTGTCGTTGGAGACTGGAGCGGGTGCCTCCACGCTCGCCTTTGCGGCCGCCGGCGGAGCCCACACGGCGGTGACGCCCTCCGTCGATGAGGCGGGGCGTATCCGCGCCGCGGCGGCCGAGCGCGGAATCGACACGTCGCGCCTGACTATTGTGAACGCTTACTCGCAGGACGTGCTGCCGGGAATGTCCGGGCCCCTCGACGTCGTGCTCATCGACGGCGGCCACGGGTTTCCGATCCCCGCGGTCGACTGGATCTATACCGCGCGTCGGCTGGCCGTCGGCGGCTACATGCTCGTCGACGACATCGACATCTGGACGGGCCAGATGCTCGTCCAGTTCATGGACAAAGAAGACGAATGGGAGCGGGTCGAGATCATCCGGGGCCGCACGGCGGTATTCCGGCTCGTGAGACCTTTCGCGCTGCGCGAGTGGCGGCATCAGCAGGCGGTCGTGCAACGCTCCCGGGTGCCGCGGGCTGTCCGCCGGGCAAAGAATGCGGCCGGACTTCTCGCCAAGGGCGAATTCAGGAGCATTCTCACGAAACTGGACCACGACCGCGAACTCGCCCGCGCAGCAAAGCGTAAGTCGTAA